The following are encoded together in the Ictalurus punctatus breed USDA103 chromosome 1, Coco_2.0, whole genome shotgun sequence genome:
- the neurod6a gene encoding neurogenic differentiation factor 6-A has product MLTLPFEEPVMMDTQFVANFPRDCVGEAKVTKHDAFKKEELLSHTDLKAMDDDESEKDEDERDEGPDEHDAPRRRGPRKKKLTKERIDRVKLRRMEANARERNRMHGLNNALDSLRKVVPCYSKTQKLSKIETLRLAKNYIWALSEILSTGKRPDLLSFVQTLCKGLSQPTTNLVAGCLQLNARSFISDHGAEASFSARSPYDAVYPAYHDDLATTGHGGSGGSGGADGAKPFRPYGYCGAYESFYESASPECASPQFDGPLSPPLNFNGIFSLKHEEPGDYGKSCHYGMRYCAVPGRSSISQSAVARASSDLHFPYDLHLRGQFYPAQDELNASFHN; this is encoded by the coding sequence ATGCTGACTTTACCGTTTGAAGAGCCGGTGATGATGGACACTCAGTTCGTGGCAAACTTTCCGCGGGACTGCGTGGGCGAGGCGAAGGTCACCAAACACGACGCCTTCAAAAAAGAAGAGCTGCTCTCACACACGGACCTTAAGGCGATGGACGACGACGAGTCGGAGAAGGACGAGGACGAGCGGGACGAGGGCCCAGACGAGCACGACGCGCCACGCAGGCGAGGGCCACGTAAAAAGAAGCTGACCAAAGAGCGGATCGACCGCGTGAAGCTAAGGCGCATGGAGGCCAACGCGCGCGAGAGGAACCGCATGCACGGCCTCAACAACGCGCTGGACAGCCTTCGCAAAGTGGTGCCGTGCTACTCAAAAACGCAGAAACTGTCCAAGATCGAGACGCTGCGTCTAGCCAAAAACTACATCTGGGCCCTTTCGGAGATCCTCAGCACTGGTAAGAGACCTGACCTCTTGAGCTTCGTACAGACGTTGTGCAAGGGCCTTTCCCAGCCCACAACCAACCTCGTGGCGGGATGCCTGCAGCTCAACGCCCGCAGCTTCATCTCCGATCACGGCGCCGAGGCGTCCTTTTCGGCCAGATCGCCGTACGACGCCGTGTACCCGGCTTACCACGACGACCTGGCAACTACCGGGCACGGCGGAAGTGGAGGAAGTGGCGGGGCGGACGGTGCCAAACCCTTCAGGCCGTACGGCTACTGTGGCGCCTACGAGTCATTCTACGAGTCGGCGTCTCCTGAGTGCGCGAGCCCGCAGTTTGACGGACCGCTTAGCCCGCCGCTGAACTTCAACGGGATTTTCTCGCTCAAACACGAGGAGCCGGGTGACTATGGGAAGAGCTGCCATTACGGCATGCGCTACTGCGCTGTACCGGGTCGCTCCTCCATCAGCCAGAGCGCGGTGGCGCGCGCCTCCTCCGACCTGCACTTCCCTTACGACCTCCACCTGCGCGGCCAATTCTACCCTGCTCAGGACGAACTGAACGCCTCTTTTCATAATTAG